The proteins below are encoded in one region of Aspergillus nidulans FGSC A4 chromosome III:
- a CDS encoding SGNH/GDSL hydrolase family protein (transcript_id=CADANIAT00005864) translates to MILTPAWLFVFVTPIQTVSGRAVLPVPSPPMVDSSVRVPLQILPLGASITWGKNSLTGNGYRGFLRDQLRQAGWEVDMVGSKHHGEMEDNDLEAHPGDTINKVKAASVHSYRYKPNVVLINAGTNDCRLNNHISTAGDRMRSLIEGFLHAGDTDTGPLIVLSTLLPSGQRRTAKNVPLVNNQYRDLVQAMRKEGVSIILAEMNSEDSDIKYPEDYMIDGRVDSTHPNDRGYEKMARIWYEAIVDAAGQDLIPRPICYGDVEKLSPP, encoded by the exons ATGATACTTACACCGGCATGGCTCTTTGTTTTCGTTACTCCTATTCAGACCGTCTCAGGGAGAGCTGTTCTCCCCGTTCCCTCTCCACCGATGGTCGATTCTAGCGTCCGCGTTCCCCTGCAGATTCTCCCCCTGGGAGCATCAATTACTTGGGGCAAGAACTCGCTTACGGGAAATGGGTACAGAGGCTTCCTCCGGGATCAGCTGAGACAGGCTGGGTGGGAGGTCGACATGGTCGGGAGCAAACACCACGGTGAGATGGAAGACAAC GACCTTGAGGCGCACCCAGGAGATACGATCAACAAGGTGAAAGCCGCATCTGTACACTCTTACCGCTACAAGCCCAACGTCGTTCTGATCAATGCCGGGACCAACGACTGccgcctcaacaaccacatctcCACTGCTGGAGACCGGATGAGGTCTTTGATCGAGGGGTTCCTGCACGCAGGAGACACCGACACTGGACCGCTGATCGTCCTGTCTACCTTACTACCATCAGGACAACGCAGGACCGCAAAGAACGTCCCGCTTGTGAACAACCAGTACCGCGATCTAGTTCAGGCGATGCGCAAGGAAGGCGTTTCGATTATCCTCGCGGAGATGAATTCAGAGGACTCCGACATAAAGTATCCGGAAGACTATATGATCGACGGCAGGGTCGATAGCACGCATCCCAATGACCGGGGATACGAAAAGATGGCGCGCATCTGGTACGAGGCTATTGTCGATGCTGCCGGACAGGACCTCATTCCCCGGCCG ATATGTTACGGCGATGTGGAGAAACTGAGCCCCCCGTAA
- a CDS encoding uncharacterized protein (transcript_id=CADANIAT00005865) — MRHLLLTLDAFNTLFHPRLPIPTQYAHSASAFNIRISPSALQPAFGASYKALSASHPNYGRELALRGDYAGPRQWWEDVIRGCFERALAANPTANSARGNRVPDGLIQDLLERFASARGYKLYDDVVPFLKEVRAQRMKTSQGGGRKVIIGVVSNSDDRISSVLESLGVSVRETRAGEEKTRSGGDLPGFEEEREKEKTANLPQDQKQKDIDFVLTSYQVGAEKPDPLIWNVATRTALQLTGESDAANDEAGGWERIHIGDDYGKDYRGAVDAGWGAYYLAREAEAAAQAPEGTKVITSLLDLLPNIPINSQHASVPSPCYPITPAN, encoded by the exons ATGCGCCACCTGCTCCTAACCCTTGACGCATTCAataccctcttccacccTCGCCTCCCAATCCCAACGCAATACGCCCACTCCGCCTCAGCATTCAACATCCGCATATCCCCCTCTGCACTACAACCCGCGTTCGGCGCCTCCTATAAAGCCCTTTCTGCCTCGCATCCAAACTACGGGCGTGAGCTCGCCCTGCGCGGGGACTATGCTGGGCCGCGACAGTGGTGGGAAGATGTGATACGCGGATGTTTTGAGCGGGCGCTTGCGGCGAACCCGACTGCAAATTCAGCAAGAGGGAATAGAGTTCCTGATGGGTTGATCCAGGACCTTCTCGAGCGCTTTGCGAGTGCAAGGGGGTATAAACTGTATGATGACGTGGTACCTTTTCTGAAGGAAGTGAGGGCACAACGAATGAAAACGAGTCAAGGCGGAGGGAGGAAGGTGATTATTGGAGTGGTCTCCAACTCGGACGATCGGATTTCTTCTGTGCTGGAGTCGCTGGGTGTCTCTGTGCGAGAGACGCGCGCaggggaggagaagaccAGATCCGGTGGTGACTTACCCGGgttcgaggaggagagggagaaggagaagacagCGAATCTGCCGCAGGATCAGAAACAGAAAGATATTGACTTCGTCCTTACTAGCTACCAGGTCGGTGCTGAGAAGCCGGATCCCTTGATTTGGAACGTAGCAACTCGTACGGCGCTACAGTTGACTGGTGAATCTGATGCAGCAAAcgacgaagctggaggctgggaaCGGATCCATATCGGCGACGACTACGGCAAGGACTATCGTGGAGCTGTAGACGCGGGCTGGGGAGCGTACTATCTTGCGCGGGAGGCTGAAGCAGCTGCGCAAGCGCCAGAAGGCACAAAGGTGATCACGTCGTTGTTGGATCTCTTGCCGAA TATACCAATCAACTCACAACATGCA TCCGTTCCGAGCCCATGCTATCCAAT